From a single Alloactinosynnema sp. L-07 genomic region:
- a CDS encoding cation acetate symporter: protein MELNPWAAAAILLVGFATFSLGYRSSRQANTTSDFLVARRTVRSGRNAAAISGEYLSAASFLGVAGLVLKDGADALWYPIGFTAGYLLLMIFVAAPLRRSGAYTLPDFCEARLGSAGMRKLAAVFVVFIGVLYLVPQLQGAGLTIRQILPAAPVWAGSLLVTLLVFVNVFGGGMRAITIVQAFQYWLKLFAIAAPTFVMVALFIGDGGARGDVTGLADALPPRFTSDAVITVETPVLLTVDEPVSLTTQGRVDGGPGGSVYWGAGPHTVEAGTTLYFTEGSAVPVVSGAPTDNASWLRPVTGTGDLFTTYSLIVALFLGTMGLPHVLVRFYTNPDGRAARRTTLHVLSLLGLFYLFPILLGALSRLYVPELLVTGKTDAAVLVLPMKVAPGLLGEILGAVTAAGAFAAFLSTSSGLVVSVAGVLSTDVFIGRVRDFRFATFLAGVAPFVIAVLLRPSDISLTVGMSFALAASTFCPVLLLGIWWRKITWVGAASGMVLGGGLVIIALVTNIVSGYTGGWAPSFFQQPALVTVPAAFLAVLIMSKATQSRIPADANRIRMRMHAPDRLGFIRDRDIARFGAADDKARLANGRHRR, encoded by the coding sequence TTGGAACTGAACCCGTGGGCGGCGGCAGCGATCCTGCTGGTCGGCTTCGCCACGTTCTCCCTCGGGTATCGCAGTTCCCGGCAGGCCAACACCACGTCGGACTTCCTGGTCGCGCGCCGAACCGTGCGGTCGGGACGCAACGCGGCGGCGATCTCGGGTGAGTACCTGTCGGCGGCGTCGTTCCTCGGTGTCGCGGGCCTGGTCCTCAAGGACGGGGCCGACGCGCTCTGGTACCCGATCGGCTTCACCGCGGGCTACCTGCTGCTGATGATCTTCGTGGCGGCGCCGCTGCGTCGCTCGGGGGCCTACACGCTGCCGGACTTCTGCGAGGCCCGGCTCGGGTCGGCCGGGATGCGCAAGCTCGCGGCCGTGTTCGTGGTGTTCATCGGCGTGCTCTACCTGGTGCCGCAGCTGCAGGGCGCGGGACTGACGATCCGGCAGATCCTGCCCGCCGCGCCGGTCTGGGCAGGCTCGCTGCTGGTCACGCTGCTGGTGTTCGTCAACGTCTTTGGCGGCGGGATGCGGGCGATCACGATCGTGCAGGCGTTCCAGTACTGGCTCAAGCTGTTCGCCATCGCCGCGCCGACGTTCGTCATGGTCGCGTTGTTCATCGGCGACGGCGGGGCGCGCGGGGACGTCACCGGCCTGGCCGACGCGCTGCCGCCGCGGTTCACCTCCGACGCGGTGATCACCGTGGAGACGCCGGTCTTGCTCACCGTCGACGAGCCCGTGTCGCTCACGACGCAGGGCCGGGTCGACGGCGGGCCGGGCGGCAGCGTCTACTGGGGCGCCGGGCCGCACACCGTCGAGGCGGGCACGACCCTGTACTTCACCGAGGGGTCGGCCGTCCCGGTGGTCAGCGGGGCGCCGACGGACAACGCGAGCTGGCTGCGCCCGGTGACCGGCACCGGCGACCTGTTCACCACGTACTCGCTGATCGTTGCCTTGTTCCTGGGCACGATGGGCCTGCCGCACGTGCTGGTCCGCTTCTATACGAATCCAGACGGCCGCGCCGCGCGCCGCACCACGCTGCACGTGCTGTCACTACTCGGTTTGTTCTATCTGTTCCCGATACTCCTGGGCGCGCTGTCGCGGCTGTATGTGCCGGAGCTGCTGGTCACCGGCAAGACCGACGCCGCGGTGCTCGTGCTGCCGATGAAGGTCGCGCCCGGGCTGCTCGGCGAGATCCTGGGCGCGGTGACCGCCGCGGGCGCGTTCGCCGCGTTCCTGTCGACGTCGTCGGGGCTGGTGGTGAGCGTCGCCGGGGTGCTGTCGACGGATGTGTTCATCGGGCGGGTGCGCGATTTCCGGTTCGCCACGTTCCTGGCGGGCGTGGCGCCGTTCGTGATCGCGGTGCTGCTGCGGCCGTCGGACATCTCGCTGACCGTGGGCATGTCGTTCGCGCTGGCGGCGTCCACGTTCTGTCCGGTGCTGCTGCTGGGCATCTGGTGGCGCAAGATCACCTGGGTGGGCGCGGCGTCCGGCATGGTCCTCGGCGGCGGGCTGGTGATCATCGCACTGGTGACGAACATCGTCAGCGGCTATACCGGCGGCTGGGCGCCGTCGTTCTTCCAGCAGCCCGCGCTGGTCACCGTGCCCGCGGCGTTCCTGGCGGTGCTGATCATGAGCAAGGCGACGCAGAGCCGGATCCCGGCCGACGCGAACCGCATCCGGATGCGCATGCACGCCCCCGACCGGCTCGGCTTCATCCGCGACCGGGACATCGCCCGGTTCGGCGCGGCCGATGACAAGGCCCGACTGGCCAACGGACGTCATCGACGTTGA
- a CDS encoding rhodanese-like domain-containing protein encodes MPNQVPSVSVAELPTDVTLLDVREQDEWDAGHAPTAVHIPMGELAGRLGELPESDAVYVICRSGARSARVTQYLNANGWDATNVDGGMRSWADSGRPMASAAGQEPEVI; translated from the coding sequence ATGCCGAACCAGGTTCCGAGCGTGTCCGTGGCCGAGCTGCCGACCGACGTGACACTGCTCGATGTACGTGAACAAGACGAGTGGGACGCGGGCCACGCGCCGACCGCCGTGCACATCCCGATGGGTGAGCTGGCCGGTCGGCTCGGCGAGCTGCCCGAGTCCGACGCGGTGTACGTGATCTGCCGGTCCGGTGCCCGGTCCGCGCGGGTCACCCAGTACCTCAACGCCAATGGCTGGGACGCCACCAACGTCGACGGCGGCATGCGGTCGTGGGCGGACAGCGGCAGGCCGATGGCGTCGGCCGCGGGCCAGGAGCCCGAGGTCATCTGA
- a CDS encoding YiaA/YiaB family inner membrane protein has protein sequence MTSDGKTPSPQTTSAFYAQAAISFAIALVALTVGIVVLPVDPWVRAFLSIGALYTVTSAFTLAKVIRDRQELTNVASRIDRARMEKLLVEHDPFRPGAL, from the coding sequence ATGACATCCGACGGCAAGACCCCGAGCCCTCAGACCACGTCCGCGTTCTACGCCCAGGCCGCGATCTCGTTCGCGATCGCCTTAGTAGCCCTTACCGTGGGCATCGTCGTTCTCCCCGTCGACCCGTGGGTGCGGGCCTTCCTGTCTATCGGCGCGCTCTACACCGTGACCTCGGCGTTCACCCTCGCCAAGGTCATCCGGGACCGCCAGGAGCTGACCAATGTCGCCAGCCGGATCGACCGCGCGCGCATGGAGAAGCTGCTCGTCGAGCACGACCCGTTCCGGCCGGGCGCCCTGTGA
- a CDS encoding sigma-70 family RNA polymerase sigma factor — translation MTDALDIDTSPDNAAAEDLALLLKLRNGEDAAFGELFSRHSDAVRRLALGLAADRAEADDLTAEAFFRVLQAIRRGAGPVDNVRGYLLIVARRVAWEWNGRRRDVPVSDEELNHRVGADPDRSGQSTERNLITRAFTSLPERWRSVLWEVEVEGARPAVVAGNFGLSPNATAALARRARQGLRAAYLQAHLSIDRGSTGCRSVLEKLGAYTAGTIKGVERRKVRVHIATCASCSAMVDELQDVCSGLRAHAAFLAAPVAGVVLWQHMGVVTATGIKGVLANVKIQAALAATSAAAVGAFGYAMVAMGGSATTAAYDDFDAKVPEVVITDVTRNTPTPTGRAADPTAKAPDTTAKKKPAEQVRPQGPATRSGTVANAGLAPGRVADRSGAQATAAQSDGVGAFAAPRVLPAEYDESQPVVFEKTSYERKWAIYDQYDVVEETTTTTRVNAADQTTVITETTQYTVFHTTTPAGDYRIMLSPTPTAEPSESPAATMPAETKPVAPTEEPAQTKPAPAPTESKPAASPTTVVPS, via the coding sequence ATGACCGATGCCCTGGACATCGACACGTCGCCGGACAACGCCGCCGCCGAGGACCTCGCGCTCCTGCTCAAACTCCGTAACGGTGAGGATGCCGCCTTCGGGGAACTTTTCTCCCGCCACAGCGACGCTGTGCGCAGACTGGCCCTCGGGCTGGCCGCCGACCGCGCCGAGGCCGACGACCTGACCGCCGAGGCGTTCTTCCGGGTCCTGCAGGCCATCCGCCGTGGGGCGGGGCCGGTCGACAACGTGCGGGGCTACCTGCTGATCGTCGCGCGCCGAGTGGCGTGGGAGTGGAACGGGCGCAGGCGCGATGTGCCGGTGTCCGACGAGGAGCTCAACCACCGGGTCGGCGCCGATCCCGACCGCAGCGGCCAGTCGACCGAGCGCAACCTGATCACCCGCGCGTTCACCAGCCTGCCCGAGCGCTGGCGCAGCGTGCTGTGGGAGGTCGAGGTCGAGGGCGCGCGTCCGGCCGTCGTCGCCGGGAACTTCGGGCTCAGCCCGAACGCCACCGCCGCGCTCGCCCGCCGGGCCCGGCAGGGTCTGCGTGCGGCCTACCTGCAGGCCCACCTGTCCATCGACCGCGGGTCGACCGGCTGCCGGTCGGTGCTGGAGAAGCTCGGCGCCTACACCGCGGGCACGATCAAGGGTGTGGAGCGGCGCAAGGTGCGCGTCCACATCGCCACCTGCGCCTCCTGCTCGGCGATGGTCGACGAACTCCAGGATGTCTGCTCCGGCCTGCGCGCGCACGCGGCGTTCCTCGCCGCCCCGGTCGCCGGGGTCGTGCTGTGGCAGCACATGGGCGTCGTCACGGCCACCGGCATCAAGGGTGTGCTCGCCAACGTCAAGATCCAGGCCGCGCTCGCGGCCACGTCGGCCGCCGCCGTCGGCGCGTTCGGCTACGCGATGGTGGCCATGGGCGGCTCGGCGACCACGGCCGCCTACGACGACTTCGACGCCAAGGTGCCCGAGGTCGTCATCACCGACGTCACCCGCAACACGCCGACGCCGACCGGGCGCGCGGCGGACCCGACCGCGAAGGCGCCCGACACGACGGCCAAGAAGAAGCCCGCCGAGCAGGTGCGCCCGCAGGGTCCGGCCACCCGCAGCGGCACCGTCGCGAACGCGGGCCTGGCGCCAGGGCGGGTGGCCGACCGGTCCGGGGCCCAGGCCACCGCGGCGCAGAGCGACGGCGTTGGCGCGTTCGCCGCGCCGCGCGTGCTGCCCGCCGAGTACGACGAGTCGCAGCCGGTGGTCTTCGAGAAGACCTCCTACGAGCGCAAATGGGCCATCTACGACCAGTACGACGTCGTCGAGGAGACCACCACCACGACCAGGGTCAACGCCGCCGACCAGACCACGGTGATCACGGAGACCACGCAGTACACCGTCTTCCACACGACGACGCCCGCGGGCGACTACAGGATCATGCTGTCGCCCACGCCGACCGCCGAGCCGTCGGAGAGTCCCGCGGCGACCATGCCCGCCGAGACCAAGCCGGTCGCGCCGACCGAGGAGCCCGCGCAGACCAAGCCCGCGCCGGCGCCAACGGAGTCCAAGCCCGCCGCGTCCCCGACGACGGTTGTTCCCAGCTGA
- a CDS encoding DUF4328 domain-containing protein: protein MHYPPPRPVPMDWVATPPPGPPAPASPRRFGPYTGPPSYRSTPRWGFPALAWRWPTAVPTNERTASVTQRLRERGKLAIGALVGVATFSVLTAVAEIWRYTLLVKARTSALPRGTVALSDSLVITGAVVSIAFGVAAVAALLWWLVPARRAAQDGAGYASARPMWQVLVGVVVPGLNLVVPGAVVAELEHAAMRKPGDERPSPSGLVRWWWIALAAGGVMFAVSVLWRLRDSVQAKADGVLLSAATDLVAAVVAVLTLLVVLRISALLAPVDPDSVRLMRVIRVDGAPAPELRTHRTPGASR from the coding sequence ATGCACTACCCGCCGCCGCGGCCGGTGCCGATGGACTGGGTGGCGACCCCGCCGCCCGGCCCGCCCGCGCCCGCGTCGCCGCGGCGGTTCGGGCCCTACACCGGGCCACCGTCCTACCGGTCGACGCCGCGGTGGGGGTTCCCCGCGCTGGCGTGGCGGTGGCCGACGGCGGTGCCGACGAATGAGCGCACGGCGTCGGTGACTCAGCGGCTGCGCGAGCGCGGCAAGCTCGCCATCGGCGCTCTGGTCGGCGTCGCGACCTTCTCCGTGCTGACGGCGGTGGCCGAGATCTGGCGGTACACGCTGCTGGTGAAAGCCAGGACCAGCGCCCTCCCGCGCGGGACGGTCGCCCTGTCGGACAGCCTGGTGATCACGGGCGCGGTCGTCTCGATCGCGTTCGGGGTCGCCGCCGTGGCCGCGCTGCTGTGGTGGCTGGTCCCGGCGCGGCGGGCCGCGCAGGACGGCGCCGGGTACGCCTCGGCCCGGCCGATGTGGCAGGTGCTGGTCGGCGTCGTGGTCCCCGGGCTGAACCTGGTGGTGCCGGGCGCGGTGGTCGCCGAACTGGAACACGCGGCGATGCGCAAACCCGGCGACGAGCGGCCCTCGCCAAGCGGGCTGGTCCGCTGGTGGTGGATCGCGCTGGCGGCGGGCGGGGTGATGTTCGCGGTGAGCGTGCTGTGGCGGCTGCGCGACAGTGTGCAGGCCAAGGCCGACGGGGTGCTGCTCAGCGCCGCGACCGACCTCGTGGCCGCCGTCGTCGCGGTGCTGACGCTGCTGGTCGTCCTGCGGATCTCGGCGCTGCTGGCCCCGGTCGACCCGGACTCGGTCCGGCTGATGCGGGTGATCCGGGTCGATGGCGCGCCCGCGCCCGAACTGCGAACCCACCGAACCCCAGGCGCGTCCCGCTAG
- a CDS encoding cation acetate symporter codes for MNSNPLLNLAIFGAFVLVTLVVVFRASRTTRTASDYYAAGRAFTGPQNGIAISGDYLSAASFLGIAGAIALYGYDGFLYSIGFLVAWLVALLLVAELLRNTGKYTMGDVLSYRMRQRPVRAAAATSTLAVSFFYLLAQMAGAGGLVALLLGITGKVGQALVIAVVGALMILYVLIGGMKGTTWVQIIKAVLLISGAAVMTVWVLAKYGLNLSTLLGAAVDNSPKAGEKVLGPGLQYGATGISRLDFLSLAIALVLGTAGLPHILMRFYTVPSAKEARRSVVWAIVLIGVFYLFTLVLGYGAAALVGPDKISAAPGKVNSAAPLLAEALGGPILLGFIAAVAFATILAVVAGLTITASASFAHDIYANVIKRGEADDKDQEVRVARITAVVIGAVAIVGGIVANGQNIAFLVALAFAVAASANLPTILYSLFWRRFNTAGALWSIYGGLGVCVTLIVFSPAVSGRPTSMFPAADFDWFPLANPGLVSIPVSFLLGWLGTVVSGDRDDAKFAQMEVRALTGVDAEKATSH; via the coding sequence ATGAACTCCAACCCGCTGCTCAACCTGGCGATCTTCGGCGCGTTCGTGCTGGTCACCCTGGTGGTCGTGTTCCGCGCCAGCCGGACCACGCGCACCGCGTCGGACTACTACGCCGCGGGCCGCGCGTTCACCGGCCCGCAGAACGGCATCGCGATCTCGGGGGACTACCTGTCGGCGGCGTCGTTCCTGGGCATCGCGGGCGCCATCGCGCTCTACGGCTACGACGGCTTCCTCTACTCCATCGGCTTCCTGGTCGCCTGGCTGGTCGCGCTGCTGCTGGTGGCCGAGCTGCTGCGCAACACCGGCAAGTACACGATGGGCGACGTCCTGAGCTACCGGATGCGCCAGCGCCCGGTCCGCGCGGCGGCGGCCACCTCGACCCTGGCGGTCAGCTTCTTCTACCTGCTCGCGCAGATGGCGGGCGCGGGCGGGCTGGTCGCCCTGCTGCTGGGCATCACCGGCAAGGTCGGGCAGGCGCTGGTCATCGCCGTGGTCGGCGCGCTGATGATCCTGTACGTGCTGATCGGCGGGATGAAGGGGACCACCTGGGTCCAGATCATCAAAGCGGTGCTGTTGATCTCCGGCGCCGCGGTGATGACGGTGTGGGTGCTGGCCAAGTACGGCCTCAACCTGTCGACCCTGCTGGGCGCGGCGGTCGACAACAGCCCCAAGGCGGGCGAGAAGGTGCTCGGCCCCGGCCTGCAGTACGGCGCGACCGGGATCAGCAGGCTCGACTTCCTCTCGCTGGCGATCGCTCTCGTGCTGGGCACCGCCGGTCTGCCGCACATCCTGATGCGCTTCTACACGGTGCCCTCGGCCAAAGAGGCCCGCCGCTCGGTGGTTTGGGCGATCGTCCTGATCGGCGTGTTCTACCTGTTCACCCTGGTCCTGGGCTACGGCGCCGCCGCCCTGGTCGGCCCGGACAAGATCAGCGCCGCGCCGGGCAAGGTCAACTCCGCGGCCCCGCTGCTGGCCGAGGCGCTGGGCGGACCCATCCTGCTGGGCTTCATCGCCGCGGTCGCCTTCGCCACCATCCTCGCCGTGGTCGCGGGCCTGACGATCACCGCGTCGGCCTCCTTCGCCCACGACATCTACGCCAACGTGATCAAACGCGGCGAGGCCGACGACAAGGACCAGGAGGTCCGCGTCGCCCGGATCACCGCGGTGGTGATCGGCGCGGTGGCCATCGTCGGCGGCATCGTCGCCAACGGGCAGAACATCGCCTTCCTCGTGGCACTGGCGTTCGCGGTGGCCGCGTCGGCGAACCTGCCGACCATCCTCTACTCGCTGTTCTGGCGCCGCTTCAACACCGCGGGCGCCCTGTGGAGCATCTACGGCGGCCTCGGCGTGTGCGTGACGCTGATCGTCTTCTCGCCCGCGGTGTCGGGCAGGCCGACGTCGATGTTCCCGGCCGCCGACTTCGACTGGTTCCCGCTGGCCAACCCCGGTCTGGTGTCGATCCCGGTGTCGTTCCTGCTCGGCTGGCTGGGCACCGTCGTGTCCGGGGACCGCGACGACGCCAAGTTCGCCCAGATGGAGGTCCGGGCCCTGACCGGTGTCGACGCGGAGAAGGCGACCAGCCACTGA
- a CDS encoding DUF485 domain-containing protein, translated as MTASSEDTDWVQVQESADFVELKRRLRRFVFPMTLAFLGWYLLYVVLADYAHGFMSTKVWGNINVGLVLGLLQFASTFLITFLYVRHAGRELDPLATEIRERLEGDRR; from the coding sequence ATGACCGCCAGTTCCGAGGACACCGACTGGGTTCAGGTCCAGGAGAGCGCCGACTTCGTCGAGCTCAAGCGCAGACTCCGGCGGTTCGTCTTCCCGATGACCCTGGCCTTCCTTGGCTGGTACCTGCTCTATGTCGTCCTCGCCGACTACGCGCACGGGTTCATGTCGACCAAGGTCTGGGGCAACATCAACGTGGGCCTGGTGCTCGGCCTGCTGCAGTTCGCCTCGACGTTCCTGATCACCTTCCTCTACGTCCGCCACGCGGGCCGGGAGCTGGACCCGTTGGCCACCGAGATCCGCGAGCGCCTGGAAGGTGACCGGCGATGA
- a CDS encoding DNA-formamidopyrimidine glycosylase family protein: MPELPEVEALAHHLREHAVGRTVARVDVASLSVLKTASPPWTALHGRAVTGAARYGKYLDLQVDGLHLVTHLARAGWLRWADTMSAAPPKPTGKGPLALRVHLGPPGQGPGFDLTEAGTKKGLAVWIVDDPRSIEQIATLGPDALGLTRDEFGALLGDRGERLKTVLTSQRVIAGIGNAYSDEIMHVAKLSPYATPARLSPDAVDDLYSAMRTVLTDAVDRSVGQAAARLKGEKRSGLRVHARTGLPCPVCGDTVREVSFADKSFQYCPTCQTGGKPLADRRLSRLLK; this comes from the coding sequence GTGCCGGAACTTCCCGAGGTCGAGGCGCTCGCCCATCACCTGCGCGAGCACGCTGTCGGCCGCACCGTCGCCCGCGTCGACGTCGCGTCCTTGAGCGTGCTCAAGACCGCCAGTCCGCCGTGGACGGCATTGCATGGTCGGGCGGTCACCGGGGCTGCCCGTTATGGCAAGTACCTGGACCTACAGGTCGACGGTCTGCACTTGGTGACCCACCTGGCTCGGGCAGGCTGGCTGCGGTGGGCGGACACGATGTCCGCCGCGCCGCCCAAGCCGACCGGCAAGGGGCCGCTGGCCTTGCGGGTGCACCTCGGGCCGCCGGGGCAGGGGCCGGGTTTCGACCTGACCGAGGCGGGCACCAAGAAGGGCCTTGCCGTGTGGATCGTCGATGATCCGCGGTCGATCGAGCAGATCGCCACCCTCGGGCCGGACGCCCTAGGGCTGACCAGGGATGAGTTCGGCGCTCTCCTCGGTGATCGCGGTGAGCGTCTCAAGACCGTGTTGACCAGTCAGCGGGTGATCGCGGGGATCGGCAACGCCTATTCCGACGAGATCATGCACGTGGCGAAGCTGTCGCCCTACGCGACTCCCGCTCGGCTTTCGCCCGACGCCGTCGATGATCTCTATTCGGCTATGCGCACCGTGCTGACCGACGCCGTCGACCGGTCCGTTGGGCAGGCCGCGGCTCGGCTCAAGGGGGAGAAGCGGTCGGGGTTGCGGGTGCACGCGCGGACCGGCCTGCCCTGCCCGGTCTGTGGGGACACGGTGCGTGAGGTGTCGTTCGCCGACAAGTCCTTTCAGTACTGCCCGACCTGCCAGACGGGTGGCAAGCCGCTCGCGGACCGAAGGCTGTCGAGGCTGCTCAAGTAG
- a CDS encoding LytTR family DNA-binding domain-containing protein — translation MLLTVSTSNNTPGLVVLAVDDEHEGMAMLEERLQGNRHVRRILKAFDATEALQVLAGDDPELAVRKDAGMPVVDAVFADLDMPGLTGMELAKLLAGFKPAPVLVFVTAHSHEAVAAFELGAVDYLLKPAQQPRMDKAMERVLAKIHLNGAGSPSAVPESRDDEVIPVELAGTTKLVSRAAVRWVEAQGDYARLYTSDGSHLVRIPLAQLEERWEKAGFVRIHRSYLVPLSLITELRMGGSGYSVVIGHEEKILPVSRRHTRELKDRLVRGAGP, via the coding sequence ATGCTGCTCACAGTGAGTACCTCGAACAACACCCCTGGCCTCGTCGTCCTGGCCGTCGACGACGAGCACGAAGGTATGGCCATGCTGGAGGAGCGCCTCCAGGGCAACCGGCACGTGCGCCGCATCCTCAAGGCGTTCGACGCCACCGAGGCCCTGCAGGTGCTCGCCGGGGACGACCCGGAGCTGGCCGTGCGCAAGGACGCCGGGATGCCCGTGGTCGACGCCGTATTCGCCGACCTGGACATGCCCGGCCTCACCGGCATGGAGCTGGCCAAGCTCCTGGCGGGTTTCAAACCCGCCCCCGTGCTGGTCTTCGTCACCGCCCACAGCCACGAGGCGGTCGCCGCCTTCGAGCTGGGCGCGGTCGACTACCTCCTCAAACCCGCCCAGCAGCCGCGCATGGACAAGGCGATGGAACGGGTCCTCGCCAAGATCCACCTCAACGGCGCGGGCTCGCCAAGCGCGGTGCCCGAGTCCCGTGACGACGAGGTGATCCCGGTCGAGCTGGCGGGTACCACCAAGCTCGTCTCCCGCGCGGCCGTGCGCTGGGTCGAGGCCCAGGGCGACTATGCCCGCCTCTACACCTCCGACGGCTCCCACCTGGTGCGCATCCCGCTGGCGCAGTTGGAGGAGCGCTGGGAGAAGGCGGGCTTCGTGCGCATCCACCGGTCCTACCTGGTCCCGCTGTCACTGATCACCGAGCTGCGCATGGGCGGGTCGGGCTACTCGGTGGTGATCGGGCACGAGGAGAAGATCCTGCCGGTCAGCCGCAGGCACACCCGCGAACTCAAGGACCGACTCGTCCGCGGCGCCGGACCGTGA
- a CDS encoding S49 family peptidase: MSVTERLAAKLPRIGDRADRGPVVAVVKLHGVITPTPTPLARGTINVGTVESALTRAFGHDRLRAVALAINSPGGAPTQSALVAERVRELAAEKKVPVLAFCEDVAASGGYWLACAADEIYAHKSSLVGSIGVVTAGFGLAGLLERFGVERRVHTAGTRKVRLDPFQPENPEDVAWLKGLQGQLHDQFVDWVRERRDGKLVGSAEDLFSGEVWTGAKALELGLIDGVGTLRSVVADRFPDAEITIAEPKRPLLARLGVASAAMSTQDRVLAAMEAVENRAVWSRFGL; encoded by the coding sequence ATGAGCGTGACCGAGCGGCTTGCCGCCAAACTCCCGCGTATCGGCGACCGAGCGGATCGCGGCCCGGTGGTGGCCGTGGTCAAGCTGCACGGGGTGATCACGCCGACACCCACGCCGCTGGCCCGCGGCACGATCAACGTCGGCACCGTCGAATCGGCCCTGACCAGGGCCTTCGGCCACGACCGGCTGCGCGCGGTGGCGCTGGCGATCAACTCCCCCGGCGGGGCGCCGACTCAGTCGGCGCTGGTGGCCGAGCGGGTGCGCGAGCTGGCGGCGGAGAAGAAGGTCCCGGTGCTCGCCTTCTGCGAGGACGTGGCCGCGTCGGGCGGCTACTGGCTGGCCTGCGCCGCCGACGAGATCTACGCCCACAAGTCGTCGCTGGTGGGGTCGATCGGGGTGGTGACCGCCGGGTTCGGGCTGGCCGGGCTGCTGGAGCGCTTCGGCGTCGAGCGGCGCGTGCACACCGCGGGCACCCGCAAGGTCCGGCTCGACCCGTTCCAGCCGGAGAACCCCGAGGACGTGGCCTGGCTCAAGGGCCTGCAGGGGCAGCTGCACGACCAGTTCGTCGACTGGGTCCGCGAGCGGCGCGACGGCAAGCTGGTGGGCTCCGCGGAGGACCTGTTCTCCGGCGAGGTGTGGACCGGGGCCAAGGCGCTGGAACTGGGGCTCATCGACGGCGTGGGCACGCTGCGGTCGGTGGTGGCCGACCGGTTCCCGGACGCGGAGATCACGATCGCCGAGCCGAAACGGCCGCTGCTCGCCCGGCTGGGCGTCGCCTCGGCGGCGATGTCCACCCAGGATCGGGTACTCGCGGCGATGGAAGCGGTGGAGAACCGGGCCGTCTGGTCACGCTTTGGGCTGTAG
- a CDS encoding histidine kinase produces MAQLLTERAFVGVLATLLVLGLFVVLCRPRKSGSVHDAVLDAVQRLSKAAPELRNGLTEHAADEATTNLRQMLKCVAIGISDAEGRLLSWDGDANDHYVDLAESIVESVQRSQRAHVQHENLQCRHRGSCPMRTAVIVPLIIDGQVEGALIVVGGVDSKRLIRAADEVATFLCIQLELAKLDESKQQLVRAEIRALRAQISPHFIYNTLNTISSLIRTDPEQARELLQDFADFTRYSFRASGLFASLADELSNIDRYLTIECARYKERLNVRLRIAPEVQSVVVPFLVLQPLVENAVRHGIAKKPGGGTVSVFAHDNGSEALIIIEDDGVGMDADRLFEDLRDAHKTGSHVGVGNINQRMRQVFGDEYALMVETAPGAGMKITLRVPKFFPGVRPDLPDFSDDEDEEYGPPRVPLPVTPAGPSVVS; encoded by the coding sequence GTGGCCCAGTTGCTGACCGAACGCGCGTTCGTCGGCGTTCTCGCGACTCTGCTGGTGCTCGGGTTGTTCGTCGTGCTGTGCAGGCCCCGCAAGTCCGGATCGGTGCACGACGCCGTGCTCGACGCCGTTCAGCGCTTGTCGAAGGCGGCTCCCGAACTGCGCAACGGGCTCACCGAGCACGCCGCCGACGAGGCGACGACGAATCTGCGGCAGATGCTCAAGTGCGTGGCCATCGGCATCTCCGACGCCGAGGGCAGGCTGCTGTCGTGGGACGGTGACGCCAACGACCACTACGTCGACCTGGCCGAGTCGATCGTGGAGTCGGTGCAGCGCAGCCAGCGCGCCCACGTCCAGCACGAGAACCTCCAGTGCCGCCACCGCGGCAGCTGTCCCATGCGCACGGCGGTGATCGTGCCGCTGATCATCGATGGGCAGGTCGAGGGCGCGCTGATCGTGGTCGGCGGGGTCGACAGCAAACGCCTGATCCGCGCCGCCGACGAGGTGGCGACGTTCCTCTGCATCCAGTTGGAGCTGGCCAAGCTCGACGAGTCGAAGCAGCAGCTGGTGCGGGCGGAGATCCGGGCGCTGCGGGCGCAGATCTCGCCGCACTTCATCTACAACACGCTGAACACGATCTCCTCGCTGATCCGGACCGACCCGGAACAGGCCCGCGAGCTGCTGCAGGACTTCGCCGACTTCACCCGCTACTCGTTCCGGGCGTCGGGGCTGTTCGCGTCGCTGGCCGACGAGCTGAGCAACATCGACCGCTACCTGACCATCGAGTGCGCCCGCTACAAGGAGCGGCTCAACGTGCGCCTGCGGATCGCACCGGAGGTGCAGTCGGTGGTGGTGCCGTTCCTCGTCCTGCAGCCGCTGGTGGAGAACGCGGTGCGGCACGGGATCGCCAAGAAGCCCGGCGGCGGCACGGTCAGCGTGTTCGCCCACGACAACGGGTCCGAGGCGCTGATCATCATCGAGGACGACGGGGTCGGGATGGACGCCGACCGGCTCTTCGAGGACCTGCGCGACGCGCACAAGACCGGCTCGCACGTCGGGGTCGGCAACATCAACCAGCGGATGCGGCAGGTCTTCGGCGACGAGTACGCGCTGATGGTCGAGACCGCCCCCGGCGCGGGCATGAAGATCACGCTGCGGGTGCCGAAGTTCTTCCCCGGGGTCCGGCCGGACCTGCCGGACTTCAGCGACGACGAGGACGAGGAGTACGGCCCGCCCCGGGTGCCGCTGCCCGTCACCCCCGCCGGTCCTTCCGTCGTATCTTGA